The stretch of DNA GAAATCAATAATTTCTACACCATGACCATTTACGAGAAAGGCAGCGAAGTCGTGCGGATGTACGAAACACTGCTGGGGCGCGATGGTTTCCGTAAAGGCATGGATTTATATTTCAAACGTCATGATGGTCAGGCGGTGACTTGTGACGATTTCCGCGCGGCAATGGCCGATGCCAACCACGCGGACTTAACGCAGTTCGAGCGTTGGTACAGTCAGGCTGGAACCCCCAGGGTATCTGCTCAGGGCTCATATAGTGCTGAAGCGCAGAGCTATACCCTCACCCTTACCCAGTCTTGCCCACCGACGCCGGGGCAAGAACATAAATTGCCATTTCATATTCCATTTGCCATCGGCCTGATTGATCGCCGTGGACAAGACTTGCCACTGCAACTCGAAGGTGAAAGCCACGCCAGTGGCACTACTCGGGTACTGCAACTGCGCGAAGCAACGCAAACCTTTACCTTTACACACGTACCCTGCCCGCCGGTACCGTCATTGCTGCGCGATTTTTCTGCGCCGGTGGTGCTTGAATACGACTATAGCGAAGATGAACTGGTGTTTTTAATGGCCAATGACAGCGATGCGTTTGCGCGCTGGGAAGCAGCCAACACCTTTGCCACGTTATTCATCAAACGACTGTACGCTCAAGATGCCAGCTTGGCCATTCAAGCGCCCGAGCACTTTATCGCCGCGTATCGCAAACTGATTAGCAACGATAAACTCGACCCGGCGCTGATCGCGTTGATGCTGCAATTGCCAGCAGAAAACTATCTGCTTGAGCAGCTGAGCGACGTCGACCCTAGCCGTCTGGCCTTGGTGTGCCAGAGTATCAAGCAGCAAATTGCGCGCGAATTACGGCAAGAATTGCTCGCAACTTATCAAAAGCTCAATGACGGCACGCCGTATCGCTATGATGGCGAACAAGTCGCTCGCCGCGATTTGAAAAATGTCTGCCTTGACTATCTGGCCGAGCTAGACGAAGCGATGATCAGCAGCCTGCTGGCCGACCAATATCGCAAAGCCGACAATATGACCGATCGTCTGGCAGCACTGCGTGCGCTGGTAAACCGCGACGGTGGCGAAGCTCAGCTGGCCGACTTTGCCGCACAGTGGGCAGATGACGCCTTGGTGATGGATAAATGGTTTGCACTGCAAGCTACCAGTCGCCGCAAAGGCACACTCAGCCGAGTACAAACGCTGCTGAGCCATCCGGCCTTTTCGCTCAAAAACCCCAACAAGGTACGCGCACTGATCACTTCGTTTTGCGTTTTAAATCTGCCGCATTTTCATGCCGCCGATGGCTATGGCTACGCGTTTGCGGCCGAGAAAATCATCGAACTTGATGCCATCAACCCGCAAATTGCCGCCCGCTTGGCCAGCTGCTTTAATCGCTGGACCAAAATCGAACCCGCACGCCGCGAGCTGATGAAACAGGAGCTAGAACGCATTCGCGATCAGGCAGGACTGTCGTCGGATACGTTTGAGATTGTCAGCAAAGCACTTGCTGCATAAAACAAAAAGCCAGTTCAATGAACTGGCTTTTTTATTCGCAAAGCAAAAATCGATTAGCCGCGTAACAATGACAAAGCCAACTGTGGCATGGCATTGGCCTGCGCAAGCATAGCTGATCCGGCTTGCTGTAAAATCTGCTGCCGCGTTAACGCTGCGGTTTCTTGCGCGTAATCGGCATCCATAATCCGTGACTTAGCCGCACTGGTATTTTCAACCATATTACTAACGTTTTTAATCGCAGAATCCAAACGGGACATCACTGAGCCGGCTTTTGCCCGCTCGCCATTGATGTAATCCAAAGCCTCATCAGCATGCGCAATCGCCAAAGTGGGCAAGCGCACTAAATCAACATCATCCAGCCCCAAATTTTTGGCACTCATGCCCCCAAATTGGACGGTAATTTTTTTTGTCCAGCGCCATTGCCGACTTGAAATGAAGTTTCTTTCAGACCTGTGCCACCTTGGATATCAATCCCGGTAGTACCTGCCGCCCATA from Chitinibacter fontanus encodes:
- the pepN gene encoding aminopeptidase N; translated protein: MSSRQAIHRLDYTPPSYLIDRVDLTFDLDDTQTKVTSRLIIRRNKDVAAETPLVLHGEELKLDSVKLDGAVLPHTAYSVGENELTIIAMPDDGILEIVTVINPAANTSLMGLYQSNGNFFTQCEAEGFRKITYYLDRPDVMAKFTTTIIADKTKYPILLSNGNRVGSGQLDKNRHWVKWVDPFKKPAYLFALVAGKLVSLTGTHRTQSGRNINIEIYVEPGNLDKCHHALSAAQKAMAWDEERFGLEYDLDTYMIVAVSDFNMGAMENKGLNIFNTKFVLAKPETATDIDFDGIDAVVAHEYFHNWTGNRVTCRDWFQLSLKEGLTVYRDQEFSSDIGSRAVQRISNVRTLRTSQFAEDAGPQAHPIRPDEYLEINNFYTMTIYEKGSEVVRMYETLLGRDGFRKGMDLYFKRHDGQAVTCDDFRAAMADANHADLTQFERWYSQAGTPRVSAQGSYSAEAQSYTLTLTQSCPPTPGQEHKLPFHIPFAIGLIDRRGQDLPLQLEGESHASGTTRVLQLREATQTFTFTHVPCPPVPSLLRDFSAPVVLEYDYSEDELVFLMANDSDAFARWEAANTFATLFIKRLYAQDASLAIQAPEHFIAAYRKLISNDKLDPALIALMLQLPAENYLLEQLSDVDPSRLALVCQSIKQQIARELRQELLATYQKLNDGTPYRYDGEQVARRDLKNVCLDYLAELDEAMISSLLADQYRKADNMTDRLAALRALVNRDGGEAQLADFAAQWADDALVMDKWFALQATSRRKGTLSRVQTLLSHPAFSLKNPNKVRALITSFCVLNLPHFHAADGYGYAFAAEKIIELDAINPQIAARLASCFNRWTKIEPARRELMKQELERIRDQAGLSSDTFEIVSKALAA
- a CDS encoding flagellin encodes the protein MSAKNLGLDDVDLVRLPTLAIAHADEALDYINGERAKAGSVMSRLDSAIKNVSNMVENTSAAKSRIMDADYAQETAALTRQQILQQAGSAMLAQANAMPQLALSLLRG